The following coding sequences are from one Psychrobacter sp. AH5 window:
- a CDS encoding methylated-DNA--[protein]-cysteine S-methyltransferase: MLVTITNLQTYHLVLMVTETNARSTSDESPKLAEVSWLSKDQWWTDSKSFSKLKTHYKLTDNDFKFIDKNSLSINDPAQALLLKTIGQIHEYAMEERKEFELPLDLSLGTKFQQQVWRELQQIKHGDTISYATLARRIGNPKACRAVANANGKNPFSLIIPCHRVIASDGRLGGYTGGVDKKQYLLALEGVKCKI; the protein is encoded by the coding sequence ATGCTAGTTACCATAACCAATTTGCAAACCTATCACTTAGTATTGATGGTGACAGAGACTAACGCACGTTCAACTAGCGATGAGTCGCCAAAGCTTGCCGAGGTGAGCTGGCTGAGCAAAGATCAGTGGTGGACAGACTCAAAGTCATTTAGCAAACTCAAGACGCATTATAAGTTAACTGATAATGACTTTAAGTTTATTGATAAAAATAGCCTAAGCATAAATGATCCAGCCCAAGCTTTACTACTCAAAACTATCGGTCAAATCCATGAGTACGCTATGGAGGAGAGAAAAGAGTTTGAGCTGCCACTAGATTTATCATTGGGCACTAAGTTTCAACAACAGGTCTGGCGCGAGCTACAACAGATTAAGCACGGCGACACGATAAGCTATGCCACTTTAGCCCGCCGTATCGGTAATCCTAAAGCCTGCCGAGCTGTCGCTAATGCTAATGGCAAAAATCCCTTTAGTCTCATTATTCCTTGTCACCGAGTCATTGCTAGTGACGGCAGGCTTGGCGGCTATACCGGTGGTGTTGATAAAAAACAGTACTTACTAGCGCTTGAAGGAGTGAAGTGTAAAATCTAA
- the aroQ gene encoding type II 3-dehydroquinate dehydratase, translating into MTRKLLLINGVNLNLLGKREPEIYGHTTLADIEARAIAHAAKHHVELICIQSNHEGQLVDEIQHYGLLAELAAQVDAIIINPGAFTHTSVALRDALLATKKPFIEVHLSNVHSRERFRQHSYLSDVATGVICGLGHLGYQMALQYWLNNLYQPA; encoded by the coding sequence ATGACGCGCAAATTATTATTAATCAACGGCGTTAATCTAAATCTACTTGGCAAGCGTGAGCCTGAGATATATGGGCATACTACTTTAGCCGATATAGAAGCGCGTGCAATAGCACATGCGGCCAAACACCATGTTGAGCTAATCTGCATTCAATCCAATCATGAAGGACAGCTGGTCGATGAGATTCAACACTATGGTTTATTGGCAGAGCTAGCAGCCCAAGTTGACGCTATTATCATCAACCCTGGCGCTTTTACTCATACCTCAGTAGCGCTTCGCGACGCTCTATTAGCCACAAAAAAGCCTTTTATAGAAGTACATCTCTCCAATGTCCATAGCCGCGAGCGCTTTCGTCAGCACTCTTATCTAAGCGATGTGGCGACCGGCGTGATTTGCGGTTTAGGGCATCTAGGCTATCAGATGGCCTTGCAATATTGGTTGAATAATCTTTATCAGCCAGCTTAA
- a CDS encoding cold-shock protein: MSAREQGIVKWFNDSKGFGFIQRNGGEDIFVHFRAIQGDGYRSLKDGEKVEFSVVEGDKGLQAEEVRKLEE, from the coding sequence ATGTCAGCTCGTGAACAAGGTATCGTTAAGTGGTTTAATGACTCAAAAGGTTTTGGTTTCATTCAACGTAATGGCGGCGAAGATATTTTTGTCCATTTCCGCGCTATTCAAGGTGATGGTTATCGCTCTTTGAAAGATGGTGAAAAAGTAGAATTCAGTGTGGTTGAAGGCGATAAAGGTCTGCAAGCTGAAGAAGTCAGAAAATTAGAAGAGTAA
- a CDS encoding ion transporter, producing MKQPTAEAITHLRNRIHIIIEGTDTRLGKLFDIVLLIAILASVAVVMLDSVLYMRLQYGTIFFYAEWFFTILFTIEYALRLFSAPNRLRYAFSFFGIVDLLSVLPSYLSLLFVGVQYLLVIRILRILRVFRVLKLKAYMQQAGFLASALKTSQQKITVFFLSLVLLVTIFGSIIYVVEGPENGFTSIPVSIYWAVVTVTTTGYGDMSPKTPIGQAIASMVMITGYSIIAVPTGIFTAELARNMRPQLNPIACPNCGKFGHAVNAEFCDRCGHALHI from the coding sequence ATGAAGCAACCTACCGCTGAAGCCATTACTCATTTACGTAACCGTATCCATATTATTATTGAGGGTACAGATACGCGCTTGGGTAAGCTTTTTGACATCGTATTGTTGATTGCCATTTTAGCCAGTGTCGCTGTGGTCATGCTCGATAGTGTGCTCTATATGCGTTTGCAATATGGCACTATATTCTTTTATGCAGAATGGTTTTTTACCATTTTATTTACTATTGAATATGCTCTAAGACTATTTTCAGCGCCCAATCGCTTGCGTTATGCCTTTAGTTTTTTTGGGATAGTGGACTTGTTATCGGTGCTACCGAGTTATTTGAGTTTATTATTTGTCGGCGTGCAGTACCTATTGGTTATTCGCATACTACGTATCTTGCGGGTGTTTCGCGTACTCAAGCTCAAGGCCTACATGCAGCAAGCTGGGTTTTTGGCATCAGCACTCAAGACTAGCCAACAAAAAATCACCGTTTTTTTCTTATCCTTAGTGCTGCTGGTGACTATTTTTGGCTCTATTATTTATGTGGTAGAAGGTCCAGAAAACGGCTTTACTAGTATACCAGTGTCTATTTATTGGGCCGTTGTCACCGTGACCACTACCGGTTATGGCGATATGTCACCAAAAACGCCGATAGGTCAGGCTATCGCATCGATGGTAATGATAACGGGTTATTCCATTATTGCAGTGCCCACCGGTATTTTTACCGCTGAGCTTGCCCGCAATATGCGCCCACAGCTAAACCCTATAGCTTGCCCAAATTGTGGTAAATTTGGCCATGCGGTAAACGCAGAGTTCTGTGATCGCTGTGGTCATGCCTTACATATATAG
- the ccoS gene encoding cbb3-type cytochrome oxidase assembly protein CcoS — protein MLSIFLLIPLSLMLFVVAIWAVRYAVRSNQFEDLDNASQRIILEDRQERRQTIQAHEDATDKPLDVTTASSVTTDIKREDQHSK, from the coding sequence ATGCTCAGTATCTTTTTATTAATCCCATTGAGTTTAATGTTATTTGTGGTGGCTATTTGGGCGGTACGCTATGCCGTCAGATCCAATCAGTTTGAGGACTTAGACAATGCCTCTCAGCGTATCATCTTAGAGGATCGTCAAGAACGCCGACAAACTATTCAAGCTCATGAAGACGCTACCGATAAGCCGCTTGATGTGACTACTGCTTCTTCTGTTACTACTGATATTAAACGTGAAGATCAGCATTCCAAATAA
- the ftsY gene encoding signal recognition particle-docking protein FtsY, producing the protein MKSGLSKSRKNLAEGMVSILIGGKEIDDELLEEVEDQLLVADIGVNATNRIIKSLTEQTARGDLIYAHSLYKALQSELVDILAPKVAPLVIDTSKKPFVILVVGVNGVGKTTTIGKLAKRLQGEGKSVMLAAGDTFRAAATEQLQIWGERNNIPVVAQGHGSDSASVIFDAMQSAKAKNIDVLIADTAGRLQNKTHLMAELEKVVRVMRKADETAPHEGMIVLDAGTGQNAINQVELFNKAVPLTGITITKLDGTAKGGVVFNIAETTDVPIRYIGVGESIDDLRSFSPKQFVAALFETDDKE; encoded by the coding sequence ATGAAGTCAGGTCTGAGTAAGTCGCGTAAGAATTTGGCTGAGGGTATGGTCAGTATTCTTATTGGTGGTAAAGAGATTGATGATGAGCTATTAGAAGAGGTTGAGGATCAATTATTGGTGGCAGACATCGGTGTCAATGCGACCAACCGTATTATCAAAAGCTTAACCGAGCAGACCGCTCGCGGCGATTTGATCTATGCGCATTCTTTATATAAAGCGCTGCAAAGCGAGCTGGTCGATATTTTAGCGCCAAAAGTTGCCCCATTAGTGATTGATACCAGCAAAAAACCCTTTGTCATTTTGGTAGTAGGCGTCAATGGTGTCGGTAAAACCACCACTATTGGTAAGCTTGCCAAACGCTTACAAGGCGAGGGTAAATCGGTGATGCTGGCCGCTGGTGATACTTTTCGCGCCGCTGCTACTGAGCAGCTACAAATTTGGGGTGAGCGTAATAATATTCCGGTAGTTGCACAAGGCCATGGCTCTGATAGCGCCTCAGTAATCTTTGATGCCATGCAATCAGCGAAAGCCAAAAACATCGATGTATTAATAGCGGATACCGCTGGGCGTCTGCAAAATAAAACTCATCTAATGGCGGAATTAGAAAAAGTAGTACGCGTGATGCGTAAAGCCGATGAAACTGCGCCGCATGAAGGGATGATTGTACTTGATGCAGGCACGGGCCAAAACGCCATTAATCAAGTGGAGCTCTTTAACAAAGCCGTACCGCTGACGGGTATCACTATCACTAAGCTTGACGGCACTGCAAAAGGCGGGGTGGTCTTCAATATTGCTGAAACTACGGATGTGCCTATTCGCTATATTGGTGTTGGTGAGTCCATTGACGATTTGCGCTCATTTAGTCCCAAACAATTTGTGGCAGCGTTATTTGAGACCGATGACAAAGAGTAG
- a CDS encoding AarF/ABC1/UbiB kinase family protein, producing the protein MAKTSGKRFMKLAGMTASIAGKAAKNSLKHLSSDEEKRLLARSELMQDVGVQIAGTLGEMKGAVMKVGQIASQYKDVFPPEVAAALEKLQKDAPPMPYSQIRSQVERELKAPIDKLFAEFEEVPFAAASIGQVHKATLPSGQNVVVKVQYPDVDENCDSDLKQVRMALKIAGVLNMSRELQNQLFDEIRDSLHDELDYIKEAHNLRVFGAFHADDTGLIIPKVIGSHSSKRILTLTEEMGESLAVAATWDNEIKQKIAERLFHFSAGQLFNLYRMHCDPHPGNFAFRPDGSVIAYDFGGIRSYSDSEVKLFKRFAKHAVRSDVTALEQDLIALGIRREDEKQVPSEFYQEWLAIGLKPLSIAPYHKGAFDFADSQVHHEAITQMRTSLKYFGQFQPSATTMMLDRTVSGQYWNLVNLGVKIDLSPLVHQYL; encoded by the coding sequence ATGGCAAAAACGTCCGGAAAACGCTTTATGAAGCTTGCAGGTATGACCGCAAGCATTGCAGGCAAAGCCGCTAAAAACTCTTTAAAGCATCTCTCCAGTGACGAAGAAAAAAGGTTACTTGCCCGCTCAGAGTTGATGCAAGATGTCGGGGTACAAATCGCAGGAACGCTTGGTGAGATGAAAGGCGCGGTGATGAAAGTTGGTCAAATCGCCTCGCAGTATAAAGATGTTTTTCCGCCTGAGGTAGCTGCTGCTCTTGAAAAGCTGCAAAAAGATGCGCCGCCTATGCCTTATTCGCAAATACGCTCGCAAGTAGAGCGCGAGCTAAAAGCGCCTATTGATAAGTTATTTGCTGAGTTTGAAGAAGTGCCATTCGCCGCCGCCTCCATTGGGCAGGTGCACAAAGCCACCCTGCCTTCTGGCCAAAACGTTGTGGTCAAAGTGCAATATCCTGATGTCGATGAAAACTGTGATAGCGATCTAAAACAAGTACGCATGGCACTTAAGATCGCCGGCGTCCTTAATATGAGCCGCGAGCTACAAAACCAGTTGTTTGATGAGATACGTGATAGCCTCCATGACGAGCTTGATTATATTAAAGAGGCGCATAACTTAAGAGTCTTTGGCGCGTTTCATGCTGATGACACGGGGCTTATTATTCCTAAAGTCATTGGCAGTCATTCCTCAAAACGTATCTTGACTTTGACTGAAGAGATGGGTGAGAGTTTAGCGGTAGCAGCGACCTGGGATAATGAGATTAAGCAAAAAATAGCTGAGCGTTTATTTCACTTTAGCGCCGGACAGCTTTTTAACTTATATCGGATGCATTGTGATCCACACCCGGGTAACTTTGCTTTTCGCCCTGATGGTAGCGTAATTGCTTATGATTTTGGCGGTATTCGTAGCTATAGCGATAGTGAAGTAAAGCTATTTAAGCGCTTTGCCAAACATGCCGTCAGATCTGATGTGACAGCTTTGGAGCAAGATTTAATCGCTTTAGGGATTCGCCGTGAAGATGAAAAACAGGTTCCGAGCGAGTTTTATCAAGAGTGGCTTGCAATCGGTCTTAAGCCTTTGTCTATCGCCCCTTATCATAAAGGAGCGTTTGATTTTGCAGACAGTCAAGTGCATCACGAAGCGATTACTCAAATGCGCACCTCGCTTAAGTATTTTGGTCAGTTTCAGCCATCAGCGACCACTATGATGCTTGATCGAACGGTCTCAGGACAGTATTGGAACTTGGTAAATTTGGGCGTTAAGATTGATCTCTCGCCACTTGTGCATCAATACCTATAA
- a CDS encoding DEAD/DEAH box helicase — MSHFTKFTDLPLSAPTLRAIKDLGFTDLTPIQAQILPHTLAHQDAIGQAQTGTGKTATFLITIIETLLKRPFSADEERYLGEPRAVVMAPTRELAQQIFDDCIELTKYTDLHSVCIMGGTSYDAQQHELERQYIDVLIATPGRLIDLMNKGMVYLDRVEVLVLDEADRMLDMGFIPDIKRLVGRMPANTDRQSLLFSATFNQDVMNLAYRWLHEPQFVEIEPEHKTSELVDQHFYLLTEEQKLAALQRIIADDKVDKVIVFANRKDQVKRLYHKLRQAHKIVMLSGDVIQQKREKYLQRFKEGHASILVATDVAGRGIHVDDISHVVNYTLPDQPDDYVHRIGRTGRAGQTGISISFVSEDDAFNLPALEKHLGTKFSLEQWQE, encoded by the coding sequence TTGAGTCATTTTACCAAATTTACTGATTTGCCACTGTCAGCGCCGACTTTACGCGCCATCAAAGATTTAGGTTTTACCGACCTGACGCCTATTCAGGCACAAATACTGCCTCATACTTTGGCGCATCAAGATGCTATCGGTCAGGCACAAACCGGTACTGGCAAGACCGCTACTTTTTTGATTACTATTATCGAGACGCTACTTAAACGTCCCTTTTCTGCTGATGAAGAGCGCTACCTTGGTGAGCCACGCGCGGTCGTTATGGCACCTACGCGCGAGCTTGCGCAGCAGATATTTGATGATTGTATAGAGCTGACCAAATACACTGACTTGCATAGCGTTTGTATTATGGGCGGTACTAGCTACGATGCTCAGCAGCATGAGCTTGAGCGCCAATATATCGATGTATTAATTGCCACCCCTGGCCGGCTAATAGATCTGATGAATAAGGGTATGGTCTATCTTGATAGAGTAGAGGTACTAGTATTGGATGAAGCCGATCGTATGCTCGATATGGGTTTTATTCCTGATATTAAGCGCTTAGTGGGCCGTATGCCTGCTAATACTGATCGTCAAAGCTTATTATTTTCGGCCACCTTTAATCAAGATGTGATGAATCTGGCTTATCGCTGGTTACATGAGCCGCAGTTTGTAGAGATTGAACCTGAACACAAGACTAGTGAGCTGGTAGATCAGCATTTTTACCTGTTAACCGAAGAGCAAAAATTAGCCGCTTTGCAGCGTATTATCGCTGATGATAAAGTAGATAAGGTTATTGTTTTTGCTAATCGTAAAGATCAGGTCAAGCGCTTATATCATAAGCTGCGTCAAGCACACAAAATTGTGATGTTATCTGGCGATGTCATCCAACAAAAGCGTGAGAAGTACCTACAGCGCTTCAAAGAAGGTCATGCTTCTATCTTAGTAGCCACTGACGTAGCAGGACGCGGTATCCATGTTGACGATATTAGTCATGTGGTCAATTATACTTTACCCGATCAACCCGATGATTATGTGCATCGTATTGGTCGTACCGGACGCGCCGGACAAACTGGTATTAGCATCAGCTTTGTCAGTGAAGACGATGCCTTTAACTTGCCAGCATTAGAGAAGCATTTAGGCACTAAGTTTAGTCTGGAGCAGTGGCAAGAATAG
- a CDS encoding sulfite exporter TauE/SafE family protein: protein MTTALIVAAFFMGFFGSPHCLGMCGGLVAAFSLSMKDVSPAKRRALIATYHFGRLTSYAMLGLAAGLIGTAVLEPLMKGNSTPRILLGLVLVFVGVTMLGAPFLSKLERLGMRFWQFLSPVRQKVFPLNTYPRALAAGLLWGFLPCGLVYGALLIAVVAHNPLSGAALMFVFGLGTVPMLVATHETVGWLRNQIGRLRLRQLNGAIMVLSGLAVVFIPMLMASMHGGGHGSNHSDMPMNHSAPMSITSDSADSHEMGHSMHHTNGSQSN, encoded by the coding sequence ATGACCACCGCTTTAATTGTTGCTGCATTTTTTATGGGATTTTTTGGTTCTCCGCACTGCTTAGGTATGTGTGGAGGTTTGGTCGCCGCTTTTAGTCTATCGATGAAAGATGTCAGCCCAGCTAAACGCCGCGCCTTAATTGCTACTTATCATTTTGGCCGTCTGACTAGCTATGCGATGCTAGGTTTAGCAGCTGGATTGATTGGTACTGCGGTGTTAGAGCCACTGATGAAGGGAAATAGTACACCGCGCATTTTATTGGGCTTAGTATTGGTATTTGTCGGTGTTACTATGCTTGGCGCACCGTTTTTGAGTAAGCTTGAACGTTTGGGTATGCGCTTTTGGCAATTTTTGAGTCCCGTGCGCCAAAAAGTGTTTCCGCTTAACACTTATCCGCGTGCATTAGCAGCCGGTTTATTATGGGGATTTTTGCCTTGTGGTTTGGTTTATGGCGCGTTATTAATTGCCGTGGTCGCTCATAACCCGCTAAGCGGCGCAGCTTTAATGTTTGTATTTGGCTTGGGTACAGTACCGATGTTGGTAGCAACGCACGAAACAGTAGGCTGGCTCCGCAACCAAATTGGCCGCCTACGTTTGCGTCAACTAAACGGCGCTATTATGGTGTTATCGGGATTAGCAGTAGTCTTTATCCCTATGCTAATGGCCAGTATGCATGGTGGTGGTCACGGTAGTAATCATAGTGACATGCCCATGAATCATAGCGCTCCTATGTCAATTACCTCTGATTCTGCTGATAGCCATGAGATGGGTCATAGCATGCATCACACGAATGGCTCACAGAGTAATTAG
- a CDS encoding YebC/PmpR family DNA-binding transcriptional regulator, whose protein sequence is MAGHSKWANIKHRKARQDAVRGKIFTKIIREIVSAAKQGDADPDKNPRLRAVIEKALSVNMTRDTINRAVDRGTGGGDNENMEEVSYEGYGVGGVAVLVETMTDNLNRTVSEVRHAFTKFDGNLGTSGSVAYLFTKRGEIRFDDISLEDEVMLAALDAGALDVENDGESLVVITEWEDFGKVKDALNQAGLVSDNAEVTMAPSTSAEIDNVDDAEKVMKMIDMLEDIDDVQEVYSNVHISDEVMAQLES, encoded by the coding sequence ATGGCAGGTCATTCCAAATGGGCAAACATCAAACATAGAAAAGCCCGTCAAGACGCGGTAAGAGGCAAAATATTTACCAAAATAATTCGTGAGATTGTCTCAGCTGCCAAGCAAGGCGATGCTGATCCTGATAAAAACCCACGTTTGCGTGCAGTCATCGAAAAGGCGCTTTCTGTCAATATGACCCGCGATACTATTAATCGGGCTGTCGATCGCGGTACTGGCGGCGGCGATAATGAAAACATGGAAGAAGTCAGTTACGAGGGCTACGGAGTCGGCGGCGTGGCGGTACTAGTAGAGACGATGACGGATAATCTTAACCGTACCGTCAGTGAAGTACGCCATGCTTTCACCAAATTTGACGGTAATTTGGGCACTAGCGGTTCAGTCGCTTATTTATTTACCAAGCGCGGCGAGATTCGTTTCGATGATATAAGCCTTGAGGATGAGGTGATGCTTGCTGCCCTTGATGCTGGAGCATTAGATGTCGAAAACGATGGCGAGTCATTAGTAGTCATTACCGAGTGGGAGGATTTTGGTAAGGTCAAAGATGCCCTCAATCAAGCGGGCTTAGTCTCTGATAATGCCGAGGTCACTATGGCCCCCTCCACCAGTGCAGAGATTGATAATGTCGACGATGCTGAAAAGGTAATGAAAATGATCGATATGTTAGAGGACATAGACGATGTGCAAGAAGTCTATAGCAATGTGCATATCTCAGATGAGGTGATGGCGCAGTTAGAGTCATAA